A window of the Gossypium hirsutum isolate 1008001.06 chromosome A05, Gossypium_hirsutum_v2.1, whole genome shotgun sequence genome harbors these coding sequences:
- the LOC107957546 gene encoding probable serine/threonine-protein kinase At1g01540 has protein sequence MSGYSFLNDQLSKRTSIFSLQLWVVLGICVGTAIVIVLFLISLCITCKRQNKATRSSNNVVKPILNSSIPIASKEIQEIRVEPSHHSNPVLLPESDPVLILHPEEGSGDVSRCNGIHIEIGKDHKVASPERGSGSGHGSGEARCSDQGMTVRAVPEVSHLGWGHWHTLRELEESTNDFAADNVIGEGGYGIVYRGVLEDNSKVAVKNLLNNRGQAEKEFKVEVEAIGRVRHKNLVRLLGYCAEGAHRMLVYEYVDNGNLEQWLHGDVGPCSPLTWEIRMNIVLGTAKGLAYLHEGLEPKVVHRDIKSSNILLDKQWNPKVSDFGLAKLLGSGRSYVATRVMGTFGYVAPEYASTGMLNERSDVYSFGILLMEIISGRTPVDYSRPQGEVNLVEWIKSMVSNRNAESVLDPRLPEKPSSRALKRALLVALRCVDPNAQKRPKMGHVIHMLEANEFPFRDERKDGRENMRSLRDDVKNRLTDKCVNESGDSSGYESGAQTNRSLWRKQES, from the exons ATGTCTGGTTATTCCTTCTTAAACGATCAGCTGTCGAAACGCACCTCTATTTTCAGTTTGCAATTATGGGTTGTTCTTGGAATCTGCGTTGGAACTGCTATAGTCATCGTTCTCTTCCTTATTTCCCTTTGTATCACTTGTAAACGCCAAAACAAAGCAACCCGCAGCAGCAACAACGTTGTTAAGCCTATTCTTAACTCCAGTATCCCCATCGCTTCTAAGGAGATTCAAGAAATCCGCGTCGAACCGTCCCATCATTCTAACCCTGTCCTACTTCCGGAATCCGACCCTGTATTGATTCTTCATCCGGAAGAAGGCAGCGGCGATGTTTCTAGGTGCAACGGCATTCACATTGAGATAGGGAAGGATCATAAGGTAGCGTCTCCAGAGCGTGGATCCGGGTCGGGTCACGGGTCAGGTGAGGCCCGGTGTAGTGATCAAGGGATGACAGTTAGGGCGGTTCCGGAAGTTTCCCACTTGGGGTGGGGACATTGGCATACATTGAGAGAGCTTGAGGAGTCTACAAATGATTTTGCGGCGGATAATGTGATTGGTGAAGGGGGCTATGGAATTGTTTACCGTGGAGTTTTGGAAGACAATAGCAAAGTTGCTGTCAAGAATCTGCTAAATAATAG GGGTCAAGCTGAAAAGGAGTTTAAGGTTGAAGTGGAAGCAATTGGGCGTGTACGGCATAAGAACTTGGTGAGATTACTTGGTTATTGTGCTGAAGGAGCTCACAG GATGCTTGTTTATGAGTATGTTGACAATGGGAATTTAGAACAATGGCTTCATGGAGATGTGGGACCTTGCAGCCCTTTGACATGGGAGATCCGTATGAATATAGTGCTTGGAACTGCGAAAGG GTTGGCATATCTGCATGAGGGACTTGAACCTAAGGTTGTTCATCGTGATATCAAGTCAAGCAACATTTTGCTTGATAAGCAGTGGAATCCAAAAGTATCCGACTTTGGCCTTGCCAAGCTCTTGGGGTCTGGGAGGAGTTATGTGGCCACTCGTGTGATGGGAACATTTGG ATATGTGGCTCCTGAATATGCTAGCACAGGCATGCTAAACGAGAGAAGTGATGTATACAGCTTTGGCATTCTTCTTATGGAAATAATTTCAGGAAGAACTCCGGTGGATTACAGCCGGCCTCAAGGAGAG GTAAATCTAGTCGAGTGGATTAAATCAATGGTTAGCAACAGGAATGCAGAGAGTGTTTTGGATCCAAGGTTAccagagaagccttcttccagagcACTGAAGCGAGCCCTTTTAGTTGCTTTACGCTGCGTGGACCCAAATGCTCAGAAAAGGCCTAAAATGGGGCATGTAATTCATATGCTAGAAGCCAATGAGTTCCCGTTTAGAGAT GAACGCAAAGATGGACGGGAGAACATGCGCTCACTACGAGATGATGTAAAGAATAGATTGACTGACAAATGTGTAAACGAATCCGGTGATAGTAGTGGGTATGAAAGTGGTGCCCAAACTAATAGATCGTTATGGAGAAAACAAGAATCCTAA